tcatccattgctttacgttctactctgGTACCTCaactttatgttgttcagtgtgcctacctcactgtccactgctGTTATATTGTAACTCATtgttatgttgttcagtgtgtctatactCGAGATGAAGACATCAATCATCGCTCGTTAGTCCGCCCAAGCTCGTCAAGGTCATTTGCGTCAGTAGTCAGGAATCTGTGATTCGTTGTCGCTGCTAACCTGACccttgataaacaagtgacacctgtttgtcagtctgtctgttgtgGTAAACAAGTGACACCTTTCCACATCCGCCACCTGCCCACTgttgaatcttttaaatatgCACTAAAGACACACTTCTTCCTTGAACACCACTCTCAACAGCAGTCTATAGTCTACACAATGCTAGTCCCTCCCAAACACATaactcttatatatatatataagttataGTTTTTCTCAAATATGAACACAATAAAGGTAACTGGCGATCCGACAGGTTTACACTCATACTGAAATCATcgcatctctctctcaaaaaaaaaaaagaggctcGTGACCTTTTGGCTTGACCCTGATTCCTGTACTTGTAAAGAAAAGCTCACGTTAAAGGTTTGCTTGTCTTTtcattccatttctttctttttctctcaattttgtctctctattacaaacaaatgtacacatCTTACATACCTCTTTGTGGTTTctgaagaaaacacatttttgttagtGAGAAAGCACTTTAGCTGGAAAACTTGATGACTGGACAGACGAAAACAACAAGATTGATTGGAGCTTCTACAATTGTATGTTATGGCACTTTAGTCAAACAGCAAGTGTTGACAGAAAACCTCCAGAGGTCAACCTTCCTCCCTGTGTGTTGTTCTATGTGTATACTTGTGGCACGAGACCCATCATCTCAGTCTACTCAGATTACTAGACCTCTCCTCCGGAAATTCCCAATATTAGGATTTCGAGAGGCACCTTCCCCGTGTTTTCAGTGTGAAACTTTAAAATACTTCATAAATAATGTGACCTCATGTGGTTAGATTCACATGCTTGGCCTTTCAAATATTAAGCAGACTGGGGCCAATGGCCTAATACTAGTGTGGGTATACGGATGTAtgtgggcgtgtgtgtgcgttgaatatgaaagaaaaaagagaagccGAACGAAGAATAGTTTGGATGAGGGCAGGCGATATGTAATATTATGTCACATTATATTCACCTCCGGCACATCATTTTAGTAGAGTCCATGACCATAGCATGCATGACTTTATACGTTGTGATTACTTAGACCTGATGGTCAACTCGTAcacagtgtgtatgtgagtgtgtgtgaggatgtaTATGTGTACGTGTACCCACGcgttctggtgtgtgtgtggagggggaggtacaaaaataaatggtagAAATGATACGAACGTATACCTGTCGCGTAATGCGATCGGGCGTTGTGGGATTTGCTCTCACAgtcacactcacagtcacacactcacagtcacacacgacaagcacacagtcacacactcacagtcacacacgcCCAACGtgagcaacgaagccaatcgctcctcagtgaacagataaacacacacacaggggctgtacaaaatatatgtttattagcGGTCAATAGATGCGACCGACCAActcaaaaagaggaaagaaagagaaaagaaaagaaaacgaaaaagataagaaaaaagcgccaaacatacaaacaaatatccccacaaaataaacaaagcgaATCACCCGGTACCACACAAAGGCTCAActgcacaaaataaaagatagcCTCTCCTAGACCACTGACTAGGGCAACACGCTGCTAAAAAAAACCACCGCCGTCCATCGTCCCCTCCCCACAACACTCCTATGGTCAGCAGCCCACAGCAGTCTGGTGTAAGTACAGTCTGTCCTCAGCTGACAGTTCTCTGACGATTCCACGATTGAACGACGAGATACTGGTTGCTAGGATCCGTCCCATGCACCAAGCGAGGGACCACACAAAGTAAAATCCTTAGCACTCCAGTATCTCTCAGTACCTAACTTCTTCTCATTGCTAATTTCGAATCCCTACAATATATACTCACGGTCTAAagttcgagaaaaaaaaaacttctactTTTCCCACACTTCTATATTCTCATCCTTATTACTATGCAAGACCAGCAATACTGACTCTGCCAGGTGTGCAACCATCCAGTCTCTCACAGCCCATAATCTACATCTCACTACTAAGCGGGTCTCTTACCTACTAAATGGTCTCCACCCAAAGATGCGCGGCACCCAGCCCTCTCCCCCACACAAAAGATATAAATAGCTACACTACCCGCCGGGCCCCCCTCCTGACCCTTGCACCTTAACCACCCCTGTAGCAAGACACgcgaaaaaaaaacatctcattttttatgtatgttttttttttaattgatgataTTGTAACAATATTTCACCCCACTTTGAACGGGTCGTTGACCCATCAAATAAACAGTCCAGTTCATTTCACTCACTGATCACTATTTTACACAATCTTCTTgaaaatcagcaaaatattttgaaagagatgAGCATCACACCACTCCATCTATTCATCTGTATAGAAACTGACATATTAGTGTAAAAAGTACTCATAAACAATGCAATCTACCAGTACAAAATGACATATTCTTTGACAAAATACATACActcatttatttgtcattgttGACAATACATCTCGACTGTTTAATCAAATACACACTAACTCAAAATGTGAGTTCTGGTGCAGGTACAGAACATGTGTATCAGTCTGCCAGTAATAAGAAATCATGTAAAAGATTTCattttccaacaaaaaaaaagtaatgtagtTAATACGATAACTTCATCTATTGCTGGTTTCATTCATCACAAATCCAAGAATCTTATCAGACTTTCGTTCTTTCACTGCtggttaaataaacaaaagcagaccTGCAACACAAAGCTGACACGATGTGACATGGTGACACTGGATTTTCTCACAATCTAAAAACTATCTCTGggattattttattcattcattaaacATTGACAAAGTTCTTTATAGACAAATAACATGTAAGGCAAGTGAATGTAACATAACCTAATGTCGACGAtggttttttgcttgtttatcgCAAAGTGGGTAGAACTCAGACTCTATGTATGTCTGGTTATCATCTTGTGCTTCTTGTCATCAATGCTATCAAGCATAAAACCACCAACCTTCTCTTGAGTACACTAGTAACCAGAATATACAACCTCTTATTAGTgtggataaagaaaaaaacagcaactgGTTAAACAcaactgtttaagaaaatgtgtaaaacaaaTCTTTGCCCACAGTAGAAGctgatttgaaataaaatttgtaattgtGATACACCTTCTACCATTCATAAGAAGAAGCGGAAGAGGAACATCGTAGAAACAAGCCATCCCCACACCCAATAAGCAGGTTGCCGTTAACATCAAGGTTTAAAGCTGTTGGCCGCATTATGTCACCTTTCAGGTAGTCGACAAATGTGATCCCATGGTCATCTACCTTTGTAACGTGTACACAGTCGTTCATCCAATCAGAAATCAACAACTTTTTGCCCCAAAAGCAGACGTCTGTTGGGAAAAACGGTTGTACTGGTGGTGTGTAGGTGGCTACAGGTTTGTTAGATTGATTAGAATAAACACGTACAACATGACGGGACCTTTCTTTGCACGTGCTCATTTCATCTTTCCAACATGATTCATCATTTGAAGTTTCATCTTTGTCTTCGTCTACCACAGCAAACAACATCCCGTCTTTGTTAGCATCAAAGTTATGTATCCTGTTTACTTCTGGGTGGATTAAAGGAGAACCGAAACACCCTGTTtgcttcttgtttctttgttttaactTAACTGAACTTATAAAACACTCACCTGTCGTACAGTTCTGATTTATACAATACATGCCGGCATCCTTTGAAGCAAGAGTTCTCTTCTCTTGTCCTTCCCATTCCAATATGTGATCTTTTCGTGTCATCGGTGATACTCTTTTTCCGTGCTCATCCTCAGCAACAGCTCTTTGAAGATTATAATCCATGAAAATCGCTGACCTCTCTTTGGAGAAGTCACCTCCCGTTCCCCCATAAAATACCTCGATACTTTCATCCTCCTTTTGCCGCAAAGCGTGCACCTCACAACATTCCCCATCTCCGCATCTACCGTCGCTAAAGACTCCGATAACATCACAACTCCATTTTTGCAGCTTCACTGGCGATCCTATGTACATCTTGACGCAGTTTTCAATGTCGTTGGTGAAATCGCCATGGAGTCCAGGaagataaattttgaaaaaccCCTCATCACTTAGTTCTGTTAGTCGCTCGGCGCTTCCTTCTCCCCGTGTTATCTCTTTCTCCACCTCCAGGACCTCTATGTCACAGGTTGAATTCAGCGTTTGTACAACTCGTTCCTTAAGTTTGGAAATGGAGTTCACCTCGTCTACTACTGGTTGTGTCATGGCGGTAAACTTTTTCCTCAGACTCTCTGACAATTCCTGAAGATTTTTCATCGCCTGGTCACGATATCTTCCTGCCATAGCCACAATGGCGTCATGCCGGACTTGAATCTGACAGAAAACAACTTTATGGTTAAACTGTTTTCGGTATTTGACTTTCTCCTCTACCCTACACGGTAAATATGTTCGTATACTAAACTTATTTCGGGGGTTGGACGGTGAGGTTTTACTCCTTCTACTTTTGTGGAGCCATCGTTTTgatggaggtggggggggggagttccCATCTACCCTTCGTCGtactgctttacctttccaaTCATTTTGCGAGATCGTGTACCTATTTTCGCCACCTGGAGCGACTGGGAGAAGCTTGCTCTACACAGCTATTgaacggtacacggacttttcgacgacggacgtttagccaacgtATGTTTCGTCGACGGAGGTTTCGGTGAGGGGCCCTCagccgacggacgttttgtcTACGAACATTTCGGCATGTCACGCgagacctttagccgaagtcaagtgtgtgacgccccttagctcacacgtttctctcgccattgtatcaatgtgtgTCTCTGCCAGTTCTCACGTTCACCTTCCACCTggacaatatttctgtttgtcatctGTCTCACGTTCCCTCGAGATagtgcttcattcattcatgtgtagagggccggtagtccagcgcttgttaggttTTGGCGGAAGAGCTGATGCTGATGCATGGAAtaaaaagtgctgatgcatgcgatCGCGAAGGATCGCAAACAGTACCCGCCCGATAGGTATAtgagggcagagctgagacgcaAGGACAGTAGAGAAAACTGCGAAGTGAAAGCTCGAGACAAGGGACTCAGCCGTGCCTTTCTGATTTaagtgctggactgttgtggtcactgttcgacTCCCCTCACCACGCACCACTTGGTTACACATGTgcaagattctgagaagtaagtaagcatctctctctgtctctctctctctctgtctctctctctcagctcgTTGTTCAATTCTACCACAAAACCAAAAATgatatagatatgtgtatgtgggcgCAGGTTCCCTCAATGTCTACTTTGGTTTTCACATGTCAACTCTACACTCCTGCCTCTGTGTCTGTATATGTCTGTCTGCTGGAGCATATTAGTAACATCACGTTAAACTTTGGAACTTATCTAGTGCATCTGGTGCATTTCAGATGGAATTCACATTCACAAAGAGGAATAAGCGAAAGCTGTTGCACGAAGGCTACGCCTATGTCATGGACCGCACCAAAGCCGACAACGTCACAATTTTCTGGCGATGCGAAAACCGAGGAGAGTGCAAAGGAAGGTTAAAGACAGTAAACGACGTTCTGGAAGGCCGTCCATCCACCCATTCCCATCCGCCAAGTGTAGCCCGTTGCCTGGCTTTGAAAACGGTTGGGGATATAAAACAGCGCGCAAAGCAGTCTGAAGAAGCCACAAGTTCGATAATCAACAACTGCACAGCAGAATTTCCACTCGCCGCCGCAGGTTCTCTTCCAAAAAAGGAGACTTTGGCAAGGATGATCTGAAGGATACAGAAAGCTCCAGACAGCGACATCATCAGCGAGGAGCTGAAGCTTACAACGAGAGGAGAACAATTGTTAGCGTTTCAAACGGACGATATCGTTATTCTAACCACTCCATCCAATCGTGACGTTTTAGCACGTGACGCCCACTGGTTTTGTGATGGAACATTGGACAGCGCTCCGTTAGCAACACAACTTTACACCATCCATGTTCTTGTTGAGGATTCTCACACTCTGCctcttgtttactgtttgacaaacaacaaaaacagggCCACATATGACGCGATCTTTACTTAACTGAACGGCCAGAGAGGTCTCAACCCAGAGACCATCACAATAGATTTTGAACGAGCCGCATTAAACAGCAGAATCCGTGAACACTTCCCAACCACAGCCGTGCAAGggtatttttttcactttggcCAATGTCTTTGGAGAAACCTCCAGTCGCTTGGACTACAAGATTGGTACTTGCAGCCAGAGAACTCTCTTGTCATCAAGACCATTCAGGCCTTGGCTTTCGTGCCTCCTGACGACGTCATCGAGGCGTTTCAACAGCTCATGGATTCGCTGGATGCCGACACTGACGAGACGCTTTCAGACTTCCTCGCCTACTTTGAAAGTACATGGCTGGGCATTGTGCAGCGAGGACGCCGTCGACGCCCGAAATTCGACGTCGCCATGTGGAACGTCTACAATCGTGTGGGAGACAACCTGCCCAGAACTAATAACTCGGTCGAAGGCTGGCACCGTGCCTTTGATGAGCGAATGTCTGTCACGCACCCAACACTTGGCAGGCTTGTCAGCAAGTTACGCAAGGAGCAGGTAAGCACCGAGCTTATGATGGAACAGCTTGCCATGGGCGTCAGGATGCGAAAAAACAAGCAGTACGAAAAAGTCAACACACGACTGCAAGCGCTTGTTGCAATGTACGCACAGGAGGATGTTTGAgattttctcaaagctgttgcgcataatctgtgacaatcaaagtgaactgtctgtgaagtctgtgtgtaaaatttgtttgaaataaagaattgttgtgtaatctagtagttactttcattctttgagaagtaagtaagctctctctgtctctgtctgtctctgtctgtctgtctgtctgtctgtctgtctgtctgtctgtctgtctgtctgtctctctgtctgtctgtctctctctctctctctctctctctctctctctgacataaggCGTCGAAAAGTCTGTTGGCGAAACGTCcatcggcaaaacgtccgcacccGTATTGAACAACTACCCCTCCAGGTCCTAACACCACTGCTCTAAACACTCGGCTACTCGCTCCCTCGAAATTTACGAAAAATCTGCGATAAGCATTGTGTaccaatttattattttatccttaAAATACATAACAGCAAAAGCATGATATGGAAGGTTCTTATTGTTACATATTGCAGATTTTGTGCACATATGCTTGTAGAGACCTTTGAGAAAAGACAGGCTGAAGGAGATAACAGACACAAGAGAGGTACAGACAGACTTTGAGATACGCAAGAATACTCTGTATTATATGTCATATATCTGTTACCTACCTGCTTCGTTAACgcaacttgtttttcttctaaatgcttctcgatttttttaaacttaactGGGACATTTTTTCCATCAACAAGTGAAGCGTCAAGACGACCCAGCTCATGTTCAATCGTTTGTTTACAGCGAGCGACAGCATCTGATAGATCTTCTGTAACGTGTCCCTCGTGTTTGGTCAGCTTACATCTTATACAGATGGCTTGGTGACACTgtgtacagtaaaatataacaCACTCCTTATTGTGTACATTACACATGGAGCGACTTCCCTCACTACGCGCCTGCTCCAGAGCTTCCTCCGTGAAGTAGAAGTTGACTTgtagatcacacacaccacctggcGGTACAGTAGCAGGAGCTCTACAGGTAGGACACGGGATGATGTCTCCATGTCTCTTTCCTAGTTCCTCTAGACACTCTAGACAGAAGGTGTGATAACAGGGAAGGAATCTCGGTGACCTGTAAACTTCTGTGCAGACTGCACACGTCATGTTATCTTGTATTGCAGCCATCTTTGATGAATTTTTGTATGTTCCAATGTTAACCAAGTTATAAACTCCTAGTTAATTTTGAAAACCAttcctgaaataaataattacaatatGAATGATGTAAAAATGGTAGACTGAAAATTGAATAAATGGACAGCATAAATGAAGTGAAAGTAGAGAGTTAAAgtaatttgatttttctttaagCGTACCTGTGCTCAAAGAACTACTCAAGCCTGTTTGTTATACTTaccactattattattattttttaccgCTCTTGTGTAACAGTCTTATTAAGATTACTTTGTTGTAAAACAATTCGTTTTAAATGAGGAAAtggtttgtattattttaatgtctccATACTACTAAATTTGGCAAATAAATCTAAATAATGCCAgtgctaaaaataaacaactttcaaACAGACAACAATTGTACGACTAATTACACGATTATCTTTGAAATGATAATCGTAATGAGACGGAGGAGAAAAAGAGGAGAACAGGtcaaaaacacattcacacttaaTACAATATCACATagaaccacggacgtgtatatgtggattgctgtgtgtctgccgagaccaacacttagcctcttgcgaagttctccgctgttagtctcggcgagcctaaacaatgaatgtgacttaaccggaagctttctacacacctgcctcgttttagtagtaaactggaaaaaatcgtctaccagcagtccagtaataaaagTTCGTGATAGAATAGGACACAGCTGTGACAACAAGAATCGTAGAGAGACGGTTAATAAACTGGGAGGGTGACTAAGAAAAGTCTTTCGCAGCTTTCACCTGCGGGCTCGGTTGGCTGCACATAGGACAACCGTTATGTTGTCTGGTACTGGGGGATGTTCATGTCTCTGCAGAACTGGTAGTACTCGTTTCAGTGAGCAAGGTACGTACGTATTGTGTTGTCGACAAACGTCGTGGTGTAGTAAGCCGACATTTCAATGGCCACCTCCTTTTCCAGCTTCGTTGCCGACTGTGCACAAAGATACAGGTGCAACTGGATTCATATATGAACACCCAAAGAGGCTGGGGGCGGGGAGGCCGTAGTGAAAGAAGGTCATCTGCTGCTGAAATTTGTTTACGTTATCTGGTTCGTGAAATCGAGAGTGTCGGGTACAGAGTTCAGCAAAACAGGACATGTATCGCCTTTATATCACAATTTTAGTTGATAGTCTGCCAACACATCTGGCGTAGCAGGTCGCTAACACGGATTTCTGCACCTTCCTTTGTTGATGATGGCTTTAGTGACTGACCTGTCTGTGTGCACTACGACCATTGGATTCGCCCACCTCTGGGCCCACTGCATGTGTTTCGACTACACTGCACGCTTCTTCATAATTAATATGCAAGGTGGAGACAGGTGGCCAGTCCTCGCTGAGCACAAAATAATACTACCAGTCGCCTTCACAAAACATGCCGCAGGCTGTACTGCGAGTATCTACATACAAATGGATATCACTGCAATGAAATGCCATTGAAAGTATAAAGAAATTATAGCCCACcagaatagatttttttttacaaaatcgaAGCCTAATTTCATTGTGTGCTAACCGTGTTTCATGCGCAAAATTCTGTCAAGAAATCAGCAAAATTCAATCAGTCCTCACTGCATCCTGCCCATCGGTTGCCGTCAAGTACAAATAGCGACTGTCGCAGAGTTTTATGACCGTTGCGTAGACTCTTCAAGATCACGAAATGATAACTCTTAGCTGTATCTGCCAAGAGAGTTTATCTCccttgtgtatacatgtatattatactttttttttattataaagaaCGCAGTTCTGAATGGTCAGAACACGAGACTCAAAGTACGTACACCATTACATTGCTGCAAGTATGCTCATTCCGTACCAAGTCTGGCTGCATGTCACAagttctgttttctctttcatattctttattttcctaaGATCATTACATTCACCGTCTTCAAAATCAGTTCAGTGTTTTGGACATATTCCTAACTGTACCAGGAACTGCGGACAAATCATTCTGTCACAGTTGTGATCCCGCTTTTTGTGCTGTTACTACTGACACAATTAAGACAAGTGTGTAACTGTTTCTTTAGCAATTTACAACAAACTACTGAACTGGTCAACATTTGGTCAGTTCTCTCTGTTTCCTTCCTCTCTcgttcatgcacacacaaacgctcATTAACtatcttaaatatatatatacatgtatatatctctAAACTCACACTAATACACACTCAAACGCTCATTAACTCCttcacattcatgcacacacacacacacacatatacaaagcAAGGGctcacacacgcatacacacacataacgcACACCAGAGattagaaaataatatttcaaaatctAAAACGGATTACAGGGATTATTTTATTCACATCTTAAGCACATACATTAACAACACCAGCTAAAGACAGGTAACACTGgtcaacaactgtttacaaaaatcttGTAACTGAAATgaaattagtcatttcttatcaaCTTTTATGTGCTCGATACGAATAtgacaattaaaatgtaaaattcgctgtagttttttttttgtaatctgcaatgattattgtgtacatcaagAAATTCATGTTTATAGTAACTGACCTGTTTAACACCTGTAAAACATCGTCATAGCCTACATCTTacatttctttgcctgtctcttgtacagATGTTCGGGAGCATCTCTGGGTAGTGTCCAGCagtagtcagccagcatggtagtggaCAATTTTCTCTGCTATCTTTTTTGCATTGCTGCAAtatcttgattaaaaaaaatcatcactaACCATACCACAGTTGTCAGAAAAGAAATCCAGATAGGAATGAAGGAAGTGAACATTTAGAGACATATTGCAGCCAAGTTTCTCATACTGCGTCAGCATGTCATCAACTACTGCAAACGGCAtggatgaaaaaacaaacaaacaaacaaaataccaacaagacaaagaacaaacaagatCTGGTTAAATGCAATTgaaaaaatgtgcaaacaaaATCTGCACACAGCAGCAGCTGATTTCAAATACAGTTTGCACACAAcagcatatataaaatatgtacacactaTTTGGTCTGGGAAAAAAACCACCACGCTGATTACGATTACACTGTATAGTCATCCTTGTGTGACGAGGACTTTCAGACATATGTAAATTGTGATACAGTCGCTTACTTACAACAATTTCTTGTTTATCGAAGATAACATGGTGCagagtgtaaacaaacacaaaccaagTCTATTAGTTaatgtaacaattttctttcacatttttaaaatttcactaTGAACATAAGATACAGTAAGATGCTGGTGTAGAAGCCAGTGTTCACAAaattctatttctttatttagatTTTTGAAAGTGAACTACATGGACTTATTCCTGCTTTCCCAAATTGTGTCTGTAGGTACGTTTGGAGTCATACTGAAGAGAATGAGTCATCGAAGAGTTTCATCAAGAAATGACATTATTTACGGATTTTTCGAAGTCACATGGCATTCACTTTGTTCCACTGTTCATGGACTGGCAACACGAGCTAACAATGaacgacattaaaaaaaatgtaacgaGCGCaggtacacacaaacaaagaagtgGCACACGCAAACGTTTGCATGAtatgtcaaaaacaaaacttacaaatgTTTTTCCCATTGCCAAATTTGTtctcaaataaaagaaaacacatcagATCTGTTATAGCAACAAATTTGCAAGTAATTCCACCTTACGAATAATTTTGCATCTAGGACATACTAAAAGAATATTGTGTCTACACTAAAAATACTTCTTTACATGTAATGTCTTTGTAAAAGtagtaaatttatatttgtcattttaaagaCACAacaacttaaaattattttttcacagaCGCAGCAGAAAAggttctgttgttttctttcgaCACAAAATCCATCCTATATATATAACCTAAAACGAAGCCAACCGCTCCtcagtgaacagataaacacacacaaaatatatgtttattagaaagtcacaaagaaattaaaacgaaacagaaaaaagcgcCAATGAATAGCAttgacaaacatacaaacaaatatccttataaaataaacagaacgaATCATCCGGTACTACCACACAAAGATTCGACTACACACAACAAAAGATAGCCTCATCTCAGACCACTGCCAAGAGCAACACGGTGCTAAACAAAACCAC
The Pomacea canaliculata isolate SZHN2017 linkage group LG2, ASM307304v1, whole genome shotgun sequence genome window above contains:
- the LOC112556185 gene encoding uncharacterized protein LOC112556185 isoform X2 gives rise to the protein MCMWAQVPSMSTLVFTCQLYTPASVSVYVCLLEHISNITLNFGTYLVHLVHFIEAFQQLMDSLDADTDETLSDFLAYFESTWLGIVQRGRRRRPKFDVAMWNVYNRVGDNLPRTNNSVEGWHRAFDERMSVTHPTLGRLVSKLRKEQVSTELMMEQLAMGVRMRKNKQYEKVNTRLQALVAMYAQEDV
- the LOC112556185 gene encoding uncharacterized protein LOC112556185 isoform X1 — its product is MCMWAQVPSMSTLVFTCQLYTPASVSVYVCLLEHISNITLNFGTYLVHLVHFIEAFQQLMDSLDADTDETLSDFLAYFESTWLGIVQRGRRRRPKFDVAMWNVYNRVGDNLPRTNNSVEGWHRAFDERMSVTHPTLGRLVSKLRKEQVSTELMMEQLAMGVRMRKNKQYEKVNTRLQALVAMYAQEDV
- the LOC112556185 gene encoding uncharacterized protein LOC112556185 isoform X3 is translated as MRKPRRVQRKVKDSKRRSGRPSIHPFPSAKCSPDDVIEAFQQLMDSLDADTDETLSDFLAYFESTWLGIVQRGRRRRPKFDVAMWNVYNRVGDNLPRTNNSVEGWHRAFDERMSVTHPTLGRLVSKLRKEQVSTELMMEQLAMGVRMRKNKQYEKVNTRLQALVAMYAQEDV